Proteins encoded together in one Desulfosporosinus meridiei DSM 13257 window:
- a CDS encoding MarR family winged helix-turn-helix transcriptional regulator yields MGQEKVLDFVLDNLKKVFFPEEWIQLDLSVSKTELLAMLIVDRYGEVIMSQISDYLNAPLSTTTGLVNRLVKNGYLQRERSEEDRRIVTIQLTDKGKTMMRELKATIESYLERFNALLSAEERQLLFKIILKIVNELSRKDPVAENHEKQDHFLRKIPIE; encoded by the coding sequence ATGGGGCAGGAGAAGGTTTTAGATTTCGTATTGGATAATTTAAAGAAAGTATTTTTCCCTGAAGAATGGATTCAGTTGGATCTGAGTGTTTCCAAGACCGAACTCTTAGCTATGCTGATTGTCGACAGGTATGGAGAGGTAATCATGAGTCAGATATCAGATTATCTTAATGCTCCACTTAGTACCACGACGGGGCTCGTCAATCGCTTAGTTAAAAACGGCTATCTGCAAAGAGAAAGGAGCGAGGAGGATCGGCGAATTGTAACGATCCAGCTTACGGATAAGGGTAAAACTATGATGAGAGAACTTAAAGCAACGATTGAGTCTTACCTGGAAAGATTCAATGCTCTTTTATCCGCTGAAGAGCGTCAACTTCTATTTAAGATTATCCTGAAGATCGTTAATGAGTTGAGCCGAAAAGATCCAGTCGCTGAGAACCATGAAAAGCAGGATCATTTCTTACGAAAAATACCGATTGAATAA
- a CDS encoding ArsA family ATPase → MRIILYTGKGGVGKTSIAASTALQSAKKGQKTLVVSTDRAHSLGDSLDIKLSPEPQEIRPNLWAQEIDSVHEVEKGWGQVQKYLTTLFTAKTIKDITTEELTVFPGMEDLLSLLRILKYYKEKTFEVIIIDCAPTGETLALLSFPEMLRWWMDKLFPIKRKAVKFMRPVAEPILGIPLPTDSVMEEIEKIYHELDEMRQVFSDREITSIRIVVNPEKMVVKEAQRSFTYLNIYDFNVDAVVVNRIIPSNISDQYFSLWKDIQKKYQEMIRDSFSPVPIYYVPLFEQEIVGLEMLERMGEEIFKGEEPTEIKYNARTQKISKENNEYIMEIYMPFTTKRDLSLNQKGDELIIRVGNIKRTITLPRTLQSLSVQGAKFEDEILKVHFGGVSNE, encoded by the coding sequence ATGAGAATTATTTTGTATACCGGAAAAGGCGGAGTGGGAAAGACCAGTATTGCCGCTTCAACCGCTTTGCAAAGCGCAAAAAAAGGCCAAAAAACTTTGGTTGTCAGTACGGACCGTGCCCACAGCTTGGGAGACTCTTTGGATATTAAGCTGTCTCCTGAGCCCCAAGAGATTCGTCCCAATCTCTGGGCCCAAGAAATTGATTCCGTGCACGAAGTTGAAAAAGGCTGGGGGCAGGTACAAAAGTATTTAACCACCTTATTTACGGCAAAAACCATTAAAGATATTACCACGGAAGAATTAACGGTCTTTCCCGGCATGGAGGATTTGCTGAGTCTCTTAAGAATCCTTAAGTATTATAAAGAAAAGACCTTTGAGGTGATTATCATTGATTGTGCGCCGACAGGGGAGACTTTAGCCCTGCTTAGCTTCCCGGAAATGCTTCGCTGGTGGATGGACAAACTCTTTCCTATTAAGAGAAAAGCTGTGAAATTTATGAGGCCGGTAGCGGAACCAATTCTCGGGATTCCCTTGCCCACTGATTCGGTAATGGAAGAGATAGAAAAAATCTACCACGAGCTTGATGAAATGCGCCAGGTGTTTTCCGACCGGGAGATTACAAGTATTCGTATTGTTGTCAATCCGGAAAAGATGGTTGTTAAAGAAGCTCAGCGCAGTTTCACCTATTTAAATATTTATGACTTTAATGTGGATGCCGTTGTCGTCAACAGAATTATACCCAGTAATATTTCGGATCAGTATTTTTCCCTCTGGAAAGATATCCAGAAAAAATATCAGGAAATGATTAGAGACAGCTTTTCCCCTGTCCCCATCTATTATGTGCCGCTCTTTGAACAAGAAATTGTGGGCTTAGAGATGCTGGAGAGAATGGGGGAAGAGATCTTTAAAGGAGAAGAGCCCACGGAAATTAAGTACAATGCCCGGACACAGAAAATAAGCAAAGAAAATAACGAGTATATTATGGAGATCTATATGCCTTTCACCACAAAAAGGGATCTTTCCCTTAACCAAAAAGGGGATGAGTTGATTATCAGGGTAGGAAATATTAAACGAACCATTACCTTACCCAGAACGTTGCAAAGTCTGTCTGTTCAAGGAGCCAAATTTGAAGATGAAATTCTGAAAGTTCACTTTGGAGGTGTCAGCAATGAATGA
- a CDS encoding TetR/AcrR family transcriptional regulator produces the protein MKGNPTHPLNSEKGGDLTRSEESKQRILLAGTAIFALKGLEGSRVDEIADEAKINKRMIYHYFESKENLYVEVLRYNYTKLYARGSSVIQSGADPETVIKQGIREYFYYLAEHDEFVRLMSWEALNQEKYANRVLPQLIDPAEPVLREFLQEGQRAGLIRRNIDIRHLLVSVNALCLVYFSRREMLQTFWKEDMMAPAMLEERLTHIQDIIFNGILKHGEEEM, from the coding sequence ATGAAAGGTAACCCGACACATCCACTTAATAGCGAAAAAGGCGGTGACCTTACTCGTTCGGAGGAAAGTAAACAGCGAATACTTTTAGCCGGAACAGCTATTTTTGCTCTAAAAGGACTGGAAGGTTCAAGAGTAGATGAAATTGCTGATGAAGCAAAGATTAATAAGCGCATGATCTATCACTACTTCGAGAGCAAAGAAAACTTATATGTGGAAGTACTCCGTTACAATTATACTAAGCTCTATGCAAGAGGGTCGTCAGTAATCCAGTCAGGGGCCGACCCTGAAACAGTGATTAAGCAGGGGATTCGGGAATACTTTTATTATTTGGCAGAGCACGATGAGTTTGTGCGTCTAATGAGTTGGGAAGCTTTGAATCAGGAGAAATATGCTAACAGAGTCCTTCCCCAACTAATTGACCCTGCTGAGCCTGTGCTCCGCGAGTTTTTGCAAGAAGGCCAGCGAGCGGGTTTGATACGTAGGAATATTGATATCCGTCATCTTCTGGTGAGTGTTAATGCACTATGTCTAGTCTATTTTTCAAGACGGGAAATGCTTCAGACCTTCTGGAAGGAGGATATGATGGCTCCTGCTATGCTCGAAGAGCGCTTGACACATATCCAAGACATTATCTTTAATGGAATATTAAAACATGGGGAGGAAGAAATGTGA
- a CDS encoding HlyD family secretion protein, whose protein sequence is MNLQYIKKVTRIIGLLTLATTLTGCASYFPVGVAIANQQQPATDFTGNAEAQEVSLNTKIPGRVVKLNVQEGQQVRAGDIVAQIDDSDLKAKEEAAQAAVKVAQGDIIKATAAMSATNSATTAAITKAQVGVEKAKTDAELALKTYQRMLDLHKAKVISDQDMDGVENKYKLSLVGVEAAEADLGMAQAARAQLDVYAADIQRAQASQVAAEGQLKEIENNLAEAQIKAPCDGTVTSLNVKEGEMVSQGLPLMSVTNYLDNWVNVKVSESVLTDLKLEQEAAILISSQEDKKLSGKIIDISRKPEFATIRATNDRGEKDIVSYNVKVQVNSPALRPGMEVSVKFN, encoded by the coding sequence GTGAACTTGCAATACATCAAAAAGGTAACAAGAATAATCGGTTTGTTGACCTTGGCTACAACCCTAACAGGGTGTGCTTCCTATTTTCCGGTAGGAGTAGCAATTGCTAATCAACAACAACCCGCTACAGATTTCACTGGAAATGCAGAAGCACAAGAAGTTAGCCTTAATACCAAAATTCCCGGCCGAGTAGTCAAGTTAAATGTCCAAGAGGGTCAGCAGGTTAGGGCAGGAGACATAGTGGCCCAAATAGACGACAGTGATCTTAAAGCAAAGGAAGAAGCAGCACAGGCTGCGGTAAAGGTTGCTCAAGGAGACATTATCAAAGCAACAGCCGCAATGTCCGCTACAAACAGCGCAACCACTGCTGCCATCACTAAAGCACAAGTTGGAGTTGAGAAAGCTAAAACCGACGCGGAATTAGCGCTGAAGACATATCAACGGATGCTAGATCTACATAAAGCAAAGGTTATATCGGATCAAGATATGGATGGAGTGGAAAATAAATATAAGCTGTCATTAGTAGGGGTGGAAGCTGCTGAAGCCGACTTAGGAATGGCTCAGGCGGCTCGTGCACAACTCGACGTTTATGCTGCAGATATTCAAAGAGCACAGGCTTCCCAGGTTGCTGCCGAAGGGCAACTGAAAGAGATCGAAAATAACCTTGCGGAGGCTCAGATCAAAGCACCTTGTGATGGGACGGTTACTTCGCTTAATGTCAAAGAAGGGGAAATGGTCTCCCAGGGGCTGCCCCTTATGAGTGTCACGAATTATTTGGACAACTGGGTTAACGTGAAGGTAAGTGAGAGTGTGTTGACTGATCTAAAGTTAGAGCAGGAAGCTGCCATTCTGATCTCCAGCCAGGAGGATAAGAAACTTAGTGGGAAAATTATAGACATTAGCCGCAAACCAGAATTTGCCACCATCCGGGCTACCAATGACCGGGGGGAAAAGGATATCGTTTCTTATAATGTTAAAGTTCAGGTTAACTCGCCAGCCTTAAGGCCGGGTATGGAGGTTAGTGTAAAATTTAATTAA
- a CDS encoding ABC transporter permease encodes MGILKVALRELKYIIRNKRMLVVIFMIPLLYMILFGLMYSTHVVKDIKTVVLDYNNTATSRAIAQGFRDSEKFDVVGQVASEAELRSEIENRKITAGIVIPADLDAKIKTGEGSTVLVIVNGTNLLFSNAVLSAANEIVGTFSAGASIKGLESGAGLLPNQAASAAMPARFALRIWYNPTFNYANFLLLGLAGTVAQQIALLYVASALSREKSLGTINELRPYNAIEVVLGKLTVHFLLNMLSANLVYYLCISYFQVPYHGSIWTFELLLSVFLLTIMSLGVMLSIICKNELEATQLAMLFAVPSFLISGFTWPLQAMPDFVQMISKVLPLTYFVSEVRDLALMGISLEQVLPNIWTLLKMTAVFLPVAIGLVHRQLKKEFRQVEEKFTEIAG; translated from the coding sequence ATGGGTATTCTTAAAGTAGCCCTCCGTGAACTCAAGTATATTATCCGAAACAAACGAATGTTGGTAGTAATATTCATGATACCGCTGCTATATATGATACTATTTGGTCTGATGTATAGTACTCATGTGGTCAAGGACATCAAGACTGTAGTTCTGGATTATAATAACACGGCCACCAGCAGGGCTATCGCCCAGGGGTTTCGGGATTCTGAGAAGTTTGATGTTGTTGGCCAGGTGGCAAGCGAAGCTGAACTACGCAGCGAGATAGAGAATCGTAAAATCACTGCGGGCATCGTTATCCCAGCAGATCTGGACGCTAAGATAAAAACCGGGGAAGGCAGTACCGTTTTGGTGATTGTCAATGGAACGAACCTATTATTCAGTAATGCTGTACTTTCTGCGGCTAATGAAATAGTAGGAACTTTTTCCGCCGGAGCTAGTATCAAGGGTCTGGAGAGTGGAGCAGGACTGCTTCCGAACCAGGCAGCCTCAGCCGCCATGCCCGCGCGATTTGCTCTTAGAATATGGTATAATCCAACCTTCAACTATGCGAATTTTTTGCTGCTAGGCTTAGCAGGTACAGTGGCACAGCAGATTGCCTTGCTCTATGTAGCAAGTGCTTTGTCAAGAGAAAAGAGCCTTGGAACGATTAATGAACTGAGGCCTTATAATGCAATCGAAGTGGTCTTGGGGAAGTTAACTGTCCACTTTCTGCTTAATATGTTGAGCGCTAACTTAGTCTATTATCTCTGCATTAGTTATTTCCAAGTGCCCTATCACGGCAGCATATGGACCTTTGAGCTGCTGCTTTCCGTTTTTCTCCTGACCATCATGTCCTTAGGAGTGATGCTATCTATTATTTGTAAAAATGAACTTGAAGCCACACAATTAGCTATGCTTTTTGCGGTCCCTTCCTTTCTGATATCCGGCTTCACTTGGCCCCTTCAGGCAATGCCTGATTTTGTGCAGATGATTTCGAAAGTTCTTCCCCTTACCTATTTCGTTTCCGAAGTTAGGGATTTGGCCTTGATGGGAATTAGTTTGGAGCAGGTTCTACCTAACATCTGGACACTGCTAAAGATGACAGCGGTATTTCTGCCGGTAGCCATAGGATTAGTCCATCGTCAGCTTAAAAAGGAATTTCGGCAGGTAGAAGAAAAGTTCACAGAAATAGCGGGATAG
- a CDS encoding Uma2 family endonuclease → MSRPEQNFDRKFTYKDYLTWSEKEQWELLNGIPYNMTPSPSTQHQKIVTTLIAQFYNALKDSPCQVFGAPFDVRLPEQEKNSDDIFTVVQPDLAIICDRNKLDNHGCVGGPDLVIEVTSPSTLRKDIKDKFYLYEKAGVNQYWIIYPEQKTVVVFTLDKEGKFGRPDIYCETDLIQFEISRSIRIDLSEVFKEY, encoded by the coding sequence ATGAGCCGACCTGAACAAAATTTTGACCGTAAATTCACTTATAAAGACTATCTAACTTGGTCGGAAAAAGAACAGTGGGAGCTCCTTAACGGAATTCCTTATAATATGACTCCCTCTCCATCGACACAACACCAAAAAATTGTTACTACGCTCATAGCTCAATTTTACAACGCCCTTAAAGACAGTCCTTGCCAAGTTTTTGGTGCCCCCTTTGATGTAAGATTGCCAGAACAGGAAAAAAACAGTGACGATATCTTCACTGTTGTACAACCTGATCTAGCTATTATCTGTGATCGAAATAAGCTGGATAATCATGGATGTGTTGGTGGCCCTGATCTCGTTATTGAGGTAACATCTCCATCAACTCTACGTAAAGACATTAAGGATAAGTTTTATCTCTATGAAAAAGCAGGGGTTAATCAATATTGGATTATCTACCCCGAACAAAAGACTGTCGTAGTTTTTACATTGGACAAAGAAGGAAAATTCGGTCGCCCCGACATCTATTGCGAAACTGATCTAATACAATTTGAGATATCAAGGTCAATACGTATAGATTTATCAGAGGTATTTAAAGAGTATTGA
- a CDS encoding threonine/serine exporter family protein → MLTKELLSYILDIGELMLVNGAEVNRVEDSISRICKAYDAKRVDVFTITSSIVVSIQLKSGNTLTQTRRILSYSTDLDKLDRLNNLSYYVCKHTPEAEYIRNEIEKIRIRRKYGAVVQYLVYGMIAGTFTIFYGGDVNDAAVSAAIGMILKLAITFIQRVDKNVFFVNILCSFVVGMLGFLLVRMGIGHSFEMIAIGNIMLLIPGLALTNSIRDIISGDTIAGLLRLCEAILVALSISFGFGLVSVFIGGMFK, encoded by the coding sequence ATGCTTACAAAAGAATTACTAAGTTATATATTAGATATTGGAGAACTAATGCTTGTCAACGGTGCTGAAGTAAATCGTGTGGAGGACTCCATCAGTCGAATCTGCAAAGCATATGATGCAAAGCGGGTGGATGTATTTACTATCACGTCTAGCATCGTCGTATCTATTCAGTTGAAAAGCGGAAATACCCTCACTCAAACCAGGAGGATTTTAAGTTACTCAACGGATTTGGATAAGCTGGATAGGCTTAATAATCTTTCCTACTACGTTTGTAAACACACACCCGAGGCAGAATATATTAGAAATGAAATAGAAAAAATCCGAATTAGACGCAAATATGGTGCGGTTGTCCAATACTTGGTATATGGTATGATCGCTGGAACGTTCACGATTTTCTATGGAGGCGACGTGAATGATGCAGCTGTTTCTGCGGCTATCGGCATGATATTGAAATTAGCAATCACTTTTATCCAAAGAGTTGATAAGAATGTTTTTTTTGTAAATATACTATGCTCCTTCGTTGTAGGCATGCTGGGGTTTCTGCTAGTTAGAATGGGGATAGGTCATAGCTTCGAAATGATTGCAATCGGAAATATCATGCTTCTTATACCTGGATTGGCTCTCACGAACTCAATAAGGGATATTATAAGCGGAGATACGATAGCAGGACTACTGCGCCTTTGTGAAGCTATTCTTGTAGCTTTGTCCATCTCTTTTGGATTCGGTTTAGTATCAGTTTTTATTGGAGGCATGTTTAAATGA
- a CDS encoding threonine/serine exporter family protein, with translation MIHTYQIITAFMGSLGFSILFNIKGRKLGYAAFGGMLAWVIYLLGGLWLSGEMMQYFISSIIVTFYSEIFARIEKTPATTFLTAAIIPLVPGRSLYYTMSYAIDGKFGDLAEYGSYTVSIAVAIAAGIMVASSLSRVFFALRSYEFRHNSM, from the coding sequence ATGATCCATACATATCAGATCATTACGGCTTTTATGGGTTCACTCGGTTTTTCGATTCTGTTTAATATTAAAGGAAGGAAATTAGGATATGCTGCTTTCGGTGGTATGTTAGCATGGGTGATATACTTACTGGGTGGTCTCTGGCTAAGCGGAGAAATGATGCAGTACTTCATATCTTCCATTATAGTAACCTTTTACTCGGAGATTTTCGCCCGCATCGAGAAAACGCCAGCTACTACTTTTTTAACAGCTGCTATAATTCCACTGGTTCCTGGTCGGTCCTTATACTACACAATGAGCTATGCGATCGATGGTAAGTTTGGAGATCTCGCCGAATATGGCTCTTATACGGTGAGTATTGCAGTTGCCATAGCAGCCGGGATTATGGTCGCATCTTCGCTGTCCAGAGTTTTTTTCGCATTACGTTCTTATGAATTCCGTCATAATTCAATGTAA
- a CDS encoding DUF1659 domain-containing protein has translation MGISDSLGVEKSAPFSFGFELVTLFHPVHMIKHGLAFTHKRLPPLEETIMQRWRKEKLMSINSTHAETAMVVRYQTGLNAEGQPLIRQKSLAKVKESAALEDVYAVATALFSLLEYPIVEIRRNSSYILTEE, from the coding sequence ATGGGAATCTCGGATAGTTTAGGTGTTGAGAAATCAGCACCTTTTTCTTTTGGTTTTGAGCTTGTCACCCTTTTCCACCCAGTTCATATGATAAAACATGGACTGGCTTTTACTCATAAGAGGTTGCCGCCGCTGGAAGAGACGATTATGCAGAGATGGAGAAAGGAGAAATTAATGTCTATCAATTCAACACACGCTGAAACGGCTATGGTGGTGCGCTATCAGACCGGATTGAATGCCGAGGGCCAGCCTCTTATCCGCCAGAAATCCCTGGCAAAAGTAAAAGAAAGCGCTGCTTTAGAAGATGTTTACGCCGTTGCCACAGCACTTTTCAGTTTACTGGAATATCCCATTGTCGAGATACGCCGCAACAGCAGTTATATTCTCACCGAAGAATAA
- a CDS encoding DUF2922 domain-containing protein: MPTATQKVVRLVFTVAGGGTLTVTLPSPRADLTQAEVEQVMELLIEKNIFELPDGDLVAKRDAKIIETVTEDIFDPPVA, from the coding sequence ATGCCAACGGCAACTCAGAAAGTTGTTCGCCTCGTCTTCACCGTCGCCGGCGGAGGTACGTTAACTGTGACACTGCCTTCGCCAAGGGCGGACCTGACCCAGGCGGAAGTTGAGCAGGTCATGGAGCTCCTTATCGAAAAGAATATTTTTGAGCTTCCCGACGGCGACCTCGTCGCCAAACGAGATGCTAAAATCATAGAAACAGTGACGGAAGATATTTTTGATCCACCTGTTGCTTAA
- a CDS encoding DUF3102 domain-containing protein has protein sequence MIPTAERTPRIIAAEINTINHQTGRTLLTNAIEIGGRLKEAKALVRHGEWGKWLVESVRYSQRSAGRLIQLYEAYGSFPDLETDPNWSALSNLTYTNALILLDVPEELRADFIAHNDVENMSSRELKRAVGFTGADGDGEHALSLPKLDQALRKIDELEKALNSMIAKISVLADQVWSLEQRVEEASSKFRAGRKSAAGKEANSEDSPKEAAPAEAQNLPAEGPPIPVQGAEFPGSPQVPEMTESAAPEAVPAKIPSASSRSSAPVLVTSNLTVPEFPKFTASGFENADPEYYTRQAESLFKFHRSNIRNSFEQLTLLLTVLTRKDKEMKERLRKQLKAFLENMAKSISQWPPGIKMS, from the coding sequence ATGATTCCCACAGCTGAACGAACCCCGCGGATTATCGCGGCTGAAATAAACACAATCAACCATCAGACTGGAAGGACTTTGCTGACTAACGCCATTGAGATCGGCGGGCGGCTGAAAGAAGCTAAGGCTCTGGTCAGGCATGGAGAATGGGGAAAATGGCTGGTTGAGTCAGTCCGTTATTCCCAGCGTTCAGCCGGAAGGTTGATTCAGCTATATGAGGCCTATGGCTCATTCCCTGATCTTGAAACCGATCCGAATTGGTCAGCGCTGTCTAATTTGACCTACACCAACGCCCTCATCCTTCTCGACGTTCCGGAAGAACTGCGGGCGGACTTTATCGCCCACAACGATGTGGAGAACATGTCTTCCCGGGAGCTTAAGCGGGCTGTGGGATTTACCGGGGCTGACGGAGACGGGGAGCATGCCCTGTCTCTGCCGAAACTAGACCAGGCCTTGCGGAAGATCGACGAACTGGAAAAGGCACTGAACTCCATGATCGCCAAAATCAGTGTCCTTGCCGACCAGGTCTGGAGCCTGGAGCAGAGGGTAGAGGAGGCATCGTCAAAATTCCGGGCAGGACGGAAGAGTGCTGCGGGGAAAGAGGCGAATTCGGAGGACAGCCCAAAAGAAGCAGCGCCGGCTGAGGCCCAAAACCTCCCAGCCGAGGGTCCGCCCATACCCGTTCAAGGCGCTGAATTTCCCGGATCCCCTCAAGTCCCCGAAATGACGGAGTCAGCCGCTCCGGAAGCGGTTCCTGCCAAAATCCCCTCTGCCTCCTCGCGTTCCTCAGCTCCCGTGCTCGTTACTTCTAATTTAACGGTGCCCGAGTTTCCCAAGTTTACAGCATCAGGATTTGAAAACGCCGATCCTGAATACTATACCCGGCAAGCCGAATCGCTGTTTAAATTTCACCGCAGCAATATTCGAAACTCCTTTGAGCAGCTCACCCTGTTGTTGACCGTGCTGACCAGGAAGGACAAGGAGATGAAGGAGAGACTGCGTAAGCAGCTCAAAGCCTTCCTGGAGAACATGGCCAAAAGCATCAGTCAATGGCCTCCCGGGATTAAAATGTCATAA
- a CDS encoding MDR family MFS transporter: MNWKRTNLVIAIMLVMFLAAVEGTIVTMAMPTIAKELQGFELISLVFSVYLLTSAVSTPIYGKLADLYGRKHVLSISILLFLAGSFLCGLSQSMVMLIAFRAVQGLGAGGIFTVSFTIIGDEFPLEERAKIQGGLSTVWGVATLVGPFLGGFLIDVLSWHWIFFINLPFGLVAVILLQRSLRETFSREKQSIDYGGIITLSLAVISFLSIFVVDQNAHSQGYSIFIGTALTSAILLLVLFYKIEKRAKEPVLPFAIFTRTSVIVNLLSCLIFAVLMGIDVYIPLYLQTVLGYSPTISGLAMLPMSISWLILSITLGRIMSKYGGKAVIVAANVVIFISTLLLTTLGTATPVQFVLMYCFILGIGFGGASTALTIIIQDSVDYHQRGSAVGANSLLRTLGQTIGISVFGNIFNSHITNYFIRHGIEGVNSGNLYQLSSFGLALTSEQICLSLNSATHVLFIAFVVISGLSLILSLAMPGR; this comes from the coding sequence TTGAATTGGAAAAGAACAAATTTAGTGATAGCAATCATGCTGGTCATGTTTTTAGCGGCTGTTGAGGGAACAATTGTTACTATGGCAATGCCAACCATCGCCAAAGAATTGCAGGGATTTGAACTGATCAGCCTGGTCTTTTCGGTTTATCTGCTGACCTCAGCCGTATCGACCCCTATTTACGGTAAGCTGGCGGATTTATATGGCAGGAAACATGTGCTTTCAATCAGTATCCTCCTCTTTTTAGCCGGAAGCTTTTTATGCGGTTTATCTCAGAGTATGGTCATGCTCATCGCCTTTCGTGCAGTTCAAGGGCTGGGGGCAGGGGGGATCTTCACAGTCTCCTTCACCATTATCGGCGATGAGTTCCCCCTGGAGGAACGGGCTAAGATCCAAGGTGGTCTAAGTACGGTCTGGGGAGTCGCCACCCTTGTGGGACCCTTCTTGGGAGGGTTTTTAATTGACGTGCTTTCGTGGCACTGGATATTTTTTATTAATCTTCCCTTTGGTCTGGTTGCCGTTATTTTGCTGCAAAGGTCTTTGCGGGAAACCTTTTCGAGGGAAAAACAGAGCATTGATTATGGGGGAATTATTACTTTATCTTTGGCGGTAATTTCCTTCTTGAGTATATTTGTTGTTGATCAAAACGCCCATTCTCAAGGCTATTCCATTTTTATCGGAACTGCTCTAACGTCGGCGATTCTGCTGTTGGTGCTCTTTTACAAAATCGAAAAAAGGGCCAAAGAGCCAGTTTTACCTTTTGCTATTTTTACTAGGACAAGTGTGATCGTTAATTTGTTATCCTGCCTGATTTTTGCTGTATTGATGGGCATTGATGTTTATATTCCTTTATATTTGCAAACAGTTTTGGGATACAGCCCTACAATATCCGGACTGGCCATGCTGCCCATGTCGATTTCCTGGCTGATCTTGTCCATTACCCTTGGTAGAATCATGTCGAAATATGGCGGCAAAGCTGTCATAGTGGCTGCTAATGTAGTTATATTTATTAGTACATTATTGCTGACCACCCTGGGAACGGCTACACCCGTACAATTCGTGTTAATGTATTGCTTCATATTGGGTATTGGTTTTGGCGGAGCGTCCACGGCCTTGACAATCATTATCCAGGATTCTGTAGATTACCACCAAAGAGGCAGTGCGGTAGGCGCTAATTCTTTGCTCAGAACCTTGGGACAGACCATCGGCATTAGTGTTTTCGGAAATATTTTCAACTCCCATATCACCAATTATTTTATCAGGCATGGAATTGAGGGAGTCAATTCAGGCAACCTCTATCAGCTCTCGTCGTTTGGTCTAGCCCTTACTTCCGAACAGATATGTTTATCCTTGAATAGCGCCACTCATGTTTTGTTTATTGCCTTTGTCGTTATCTCCGGCTTATCTTTGATACTCTCCCTGGCAATGCCCGGGAGATGA
- a CDS encoding SAM-dependent methyltransferase, protein MQNFEITPIGKINLNDDGMFIELEPRYIPALQGLDGFSHINVIWWFSDFDNEETRNIFETHQPYKNAPPVMGIFATRSPIRPNPLALTTAQVIGIDYAKGILQIAYIDANNGTPVLDIKPYTPSLDRAEIPSVPQWCSHWPKSLEESEDFNWENEFNF, encoded by the coding sequence ATGCAGAATTTTGAGATCACTCCTATCGGCAAAATCAATCTAAACGACGACGGAATGTTCATTGAGCTTGAGCCGAGGTATATCCCGGCGTTACAAGGATTAGACGGATTTAGCCATATCAATGTTATCTGGTGGTTCAGTGACTTTGATAATGAGGAAACCAGAAACATATTTGAAACGCACCAACCCTATAAAAACGCTCCGCCTGTAATGGGCATTTTTGCCACCAGGTCACCGATTCGTCCAAATCCCTTGGCTTTAACTACGGCGCAGGTTATTGGCATTGACTACGCAAAAGGCATTCTGCAAATTGCCTATATTGATGCTAATAATGGAACACCGGTACTTGACATAAAGCCGTATACCCCAAGCCTTGACAGGGCGGAAATCCCGAGTGTACCGCAATGGTGCAGCCATTGGCCTAAAAGTTTAGAGGAATCGGAAGATTTTAATTGGGAGAATGAATTTAATTTTTAA